Proteins encoded by one window of Vitis vinifera cultivar Pinot Noir 40024 chromosome 10, ASM3070453v1:
- the LOC100250712 gene encoding pentatricopeptide repeat-containing protein At1g26460, mitochondrial encodes MASQMAILSRARKTLLKTLNHHNNPFKASISTFTFLSLEAQLAEPSLPPPSPTPLPPNPASGSPLYKYFLWMDLYFIYIRMLQTGKESMADDESYELVVGMLFLTDQIDAALRYVDLTLKSGYMLSMRVFAECVRSCVNKGRLDALVSIIERCKTMDQNKALSPSWNMCIFIANIAMQ; translated from the exons ATGGCGTCCCAAATGGCAATCCTCTCCAGAGCCCGTAAAACCCTCCTCAAAACCCTAAACCACCACAACAATCCCTTTAAAGCTTCCATTTCCACCTTCACATTCCTCTCCCTGGAAGCCCAACTCGCCGAGCCCAGCCTTCCCCCGCCATCTCCCACTCCACTTCCTCCCAACCCCGCCTCAGGGAGCCCGCTCTACAAGTATTTTTTATGGATGGATCTTTACTTTATTTATATCAGGATGCTGCAGACAGGAAAAGAATCTATGGCTGATGATGAGTCATATGAATTGGTTGTTGGTATGCTGTTTTTGACAGACCAGATTGATGCTGCCTTGAGATATGTTGATTTGACTTTGAAATCTGGTTATATGTTGTCAATGAGGGTTTTTGCTGAGTGTGTGAGAAGTTGTGTTAACAAAGGCAGGCTGGATGCTTTGGTGTCTATTATAGAGAGGTGCAAG ACAATGGATCAAAATAAAGCTCTTTCTCCCTCCTGGAACATGTGCATCTTCATTGCAAATATTGCGATGCAATAG
- the LOC132254559 gene encoding uncharacterized protein LOC132254559, which yields MATTESTRLYTRCSSSRFLKLCNRLPPEKLDVVRDLQFGGLLHLNCKEIRHNLCTWLIAHFNVGYKRIEITSHIRYDLTAADVGLVFGLPTTGRILDIATTPSDHPFGTLNTCEERLLNLPIGEEFRRCFIYYACATLLAPTSRIDGCRNLWHTIHEDGFRNDVNWGQFVVDQLVEGIRRFKQGNSVWVHGCIIFLQLHYVMKFKIPSVHVPMTAPLLSAWSDELIKERLSAEISEFGSFGHGEAFAESSPPRTHVEDDSGPTSSNEILDKYYAAERQINSYQKGIQHQLGIMRGLIQRLDGRRKRSVHSPTAAHSGYAADEFPDAEPDSSAARYDMPTHSTEQVPDTPIRHPPIIADDEVVVLDPLPLRSMTVARSHSIGRQRRVRRMAPSVLSPFIAQAQTRHSAIKMDLKAAAATVFDGELDPSEEFVSMHDTSLTRGNLASFQGDSWIGNDVVDAFCRMLQFDDESRTKLFLSPYIADMVIRSNAKYLTHDAIVARFDPYMYAFDGSYQHVTQVYLPVLFKNHWTLYVYDLHNKRIQLLDSRPGRKRSCMTGIQQKLVRFLPLP from the exons ATGGCCACTACGGAG TCCACCAGATTATACACACGTTGTTCATCTTCTCGGTTTCTAAAACTATGCAACAGGCTCCCTCCTGAGAAATTGGACGTGGTTCGAGACCTTCAATTTGGAGGTCTTCTTCACTTAAATTGCAAGGAGATCCGGCATAATCTCTGTACATGGCTGATTGCCCATTTTAATGTTGGGTACAAACGCATTGAGATTACATCCCACATAAGGTATGATCTGACAGCTGCTGATGTCGGCCTTGTCTTTGGCCTCCCGACGACTGGCCGGATTCTAGATATTGCTACTACCCCGTCTGATCATCCATTCGGTACCCTCAACACATGTGAGGAGAGACTCCTCAACTTACCAATTGGGGAGGAGTTCCGTAGATGCTTCATTTACTACGCTTGTGCGACGCTATTAGCCCCCACCTCAAGGATTGATGGATGCCGAAACTTGTGGCATACCATCCATGAAGATGGTTTCAGAAATGATGTTAATTGGGGCCAATTTGTTGTTGACCAGCTTGTGGAGGGTATAAGACGATTTAAGCAAGGGAACAGCGTCTGGGTTCATGGTTGCATTATTTTCCTCCAG CTCCATTACgtaatgaaattcaaaattcctTCCGTTCATGTTCCGATGACAGCGCCCCTACTCTCAGCATGGTCAGATGAGTTGATAAAGGAGCGCTTATCTGCTGAGATAAGTGAGTTTGGGAGTTTTGGACATGGCGAG GCGTTTGCTGAATCGTCACCGCCCCGTACACATGTCGAGGATGACAGTGGACCGACAAGTAGTAAT GAAATCTTGGATAAGTACTACGCAGCTGAACGCCAAATAAATTCTTATCAAAAAGGCATTCAGCACCAGCTTGGCATCATGCGTGGTCTGATCCAAAGATTGGATGGTCGAAGAAAAAGAAGTGTACATTCACCTACTGCTGCTCACTCGGGCTATGCAGCGGATGAGTTTCCTGATGCCGAGCCTGATTCATCCGCTGCCCGATATGACATGCCAACCCATTCCACCGAACAAGTACCGGACACTCCTATTCGCCATCCACCTATTATTG CTGATGACGAAGTTGTCGTCCTTGACCCCTTACCTTTGCGTTCTATGACTGTGGCCCGATCCCATAGCATTGGGAGGCAACGGAGAGTCCGTCGGATGGCTCCCAGTGTATTGTCACCATTCATAGCGCAGGCACAAACGCGACATTCTGCCATAAAGATGGACCTAAAAGCGGCAGCTGCAACTGTATTTGATGGGGAGTTGGACCCCAG CGAAGAGTTTGTTTCCATGCACGACACAAGTTTAACCAGAGGCAACCTCGCGTCTTTCCAGGGAGACTCTTGGATTGGCAATGAt GTCGTGGATGCATTTTGCCGAATGTTGCAATTCGATGATGAATCAAGGACAAAACTATTTCTCTCCCCATACATAGCT GACATGGTGATTCGTTCCAATGCAAAATATTTGACGCACGATGCAATTGTTGCGCGTTTTGATCCATATATGTATGCCTTTGATGGTTCGTATCAGCATGTTACTCAG GTCTACTTACCGGtcctttttaaaaaccattGGACACTTTATGTCTATGACTTGCATAATAAGCGAATCCAGCTCTTGGATTCTCGGCCTGGACGAAAAAGGAGTTGTATGACTGGAATACAACAAAAATTGGTAAGGTTCCTTCCACTCCCCTAA
- the LOC132254558 gene encoding uncharacterized protein LOC132254558 produces MEKFDISLDVMKMHYTLKFNPRVIQDLEDEDDLDNVVSHSDDFANVYLVDLPSVEAIEANIPNSQLAFRDPPITFPSSNASCDPIRNTMMLSRGFASRAADTEYIPLESIRFREAILGSGHTFKNAEEFRNAIYQMSLGGRLREINPGTIAEYTSQEGHFMQLFIAHAFSIQGFIMGCRPVLAIDSCHLSGPYKGALLSAIAYDADDGMFPLALGVVSSENYEDWYWFLDKLKGVLDGKEVVIISDRHQGILRSVSELFGTGNHAYCYRHVKENFSSFFNKQTIRGKKGKEDALLLLDSIAYARLEIDYNEAFEKLVRFNENLAKWVAENNPEHWAMSKFLKKRWDKMTTNIAEAFNAWLREERHQTIYTLLLMHMDKLVAMLDSHMRDTQKWKSVVGPKTEEKLMSNIMRSGPISVLPYLGGTFKVFTGEVYLVVDMNQRTCTCMTWQMSGLPCAHVCAVIRTLRHDVYDYIDPCFHVSMQDLIYSGQFQPLPTHNMPKLCDDRGYVIDCAGNSFPACQPPHVRRPPGRPRRLRIESQFCHKRAIHCSRCNGIGHNRSKCNNPLP; encoded by the exons aTGGAGAAATTTGACATTTCCCTTGACGTGATGAAGATGCACTACACGTTGAAGTTCAATCCCAGAGTcatccaagatttagaagatgagGATGATTTGGATAACGTGGTTTCCCATAGTGATGACTTTGCAAATGTATACCTAGTAGACTTACCCTCTGTGGAAGCCATTGAAGCAAATATCCCGAATTCACAGTTGGCATTTCG AGATCCACCTATCACGTTCCCGTCCTCTAATGCATCATGCGATCCAATTCGTAACACTATGATGCTATCAAGAGGATTTGCGTCGCGTGCTGCAGATACTGAGTACATCCCTTTGGAATCGATTCGTTTTCGTGAGGCAATATTAGGGTCGGgacatacatttaaaaatgcCGAGGAGTTTCGCAATGCAATTTACCAGATGTCATTAGGTGGAAG GCTAAGAGAAATAAACCCGGGCACAATTGCGGAGTACACTTCCCAAGAAGGTCACTTCATGCAATTGTTCATTGCCcatgcattttcaattcaagggttcATCATGGGGTGTCGACCTGTATTGGCTATTGATTCGTGCCACCTAAGCGGTCCATATAAGGGAGCTCTTTTGTCTGCCATTGCATATGATGCAGATGATGGAATGTTCCCTCTGGCCCTTGGTGTGGTAAGTTCAGAAAATTATGAGGACTGGTATTGGTTTTTGGATAAATTAAAGGGGGTATTAGATGGTAAAGAAGTTGTTATTATATCAGATAGACATCAGGGAATCTTGCGTAGTGTTTCCGAGTTGTTTGGGACAGGAAATCATGCGTATTGTTATCGACATGTGAAGGAAAACTTTTCTAGCTTCTTCAATAAGCAAACGATTcgaggaaagaaaggaaaagaagatgCTTTGCTACTTTTGGACAGCATTGCGTATGCTAGGTTGGAAATAGACTACAATGAGgcatttgaaaaacttgtgcgCTTCAATGAGAACCTAGCAAAATGGGTTGCGGAAAACAATCCCGAACATTGGGCAATGTCAAAGTTTCTTAAAAAGCGCTGGGACAAAATGACAACTAACATTGCAGAGGCGTTCAATGCATGGTTAAGAGAAGAGCGTCACCAAACAATTTATACTTTATTGTTAATGCACATGGATAAACTTGTAGCCATGTTGGACAGCCATATGCGTGATACACAAAAGTGGAAGAGCGTGGTTGGACCGAAAACTGAAGAGAAGTTAATGTCAAATATCATGAGGTCTGGTCCGATTAGTGTGCTACCCTATTTGGGAGGGACGTTTAAGGTGTTTACTGGAGAAGTTTATTTGGTTGTCGATATGAATCAACGGACGTGTACTTGCATGACATGGCAAATGTCCGGTTTGCCATGTGCACACGTATGTGCTGTCATCCGCACACTGAGACACGACGTGTATGACTATATTGACCCATGTTTTCATGTCTCCATGCAAGATTTGATTTACTCGGGTCAGTTTCAACCATTACCAACACACAATATGCCGAAACTTTGTGACGATCGAGGATATGTTATAGATTGCGCGGGCAACTCCTTTCCTGCTTGCCAACCCCCTCATGTGAGACGCCCTCCAGGAAGACCCCGACGATTGCGCATTGAATCACAGTTTTGTCATAAGAGAGCAATTCATTGCTCGCGATGCAATGGAATAGGTCACAACCGCTCTAAATGTAATAATCCATTGCCGTGA
- the LOC100245584 gene encoding berberine bridge enzyme-like 8, translated as MGTSSSSMLSLLSIILLLSLSWAASDSVHGAFLQCLSSHSQPSHPISAVIYTPDNSSYSSVLESYIRNLRFNTPATPKPCLIITATHESHIQAAVICSKKHGLEIKIRSGGHDYEGMSYVSDAPFFILDMFNLRSISVDIEDESSWVHAGATIGEIYYRIAEKSKTRGFPSGLCPTVGAGGHFSGGGYGNMMRKYGLSVDNIVDAELVDVNGRLLNRKSMGEDLFWAIRGGGGASYGVIVSYKIKLVQVPATVTVFRVARTLEQNATNIVYKWQQIADKVDEDLFIRLILDVVNDSRSGEKTVRATFLSLFLGSSERLLSIMNTSFPELGLQSSDCTEMSWAESVLFSADFAIGTPVEALLNRTRRVQYHFKRKSDYLKEPIPKAGLEGLWKKMIELETPFLKFNPYGGKMAEISPAATPFPHRAGNICKIMYATNWHEEGSEAAERYLNLTRQLHSYMTPFVSKSPREAFLNYRDRDLGINHNGKNSYLEGRVYGIKYFKKNFNRLVHIKTKVDPGNFFRNEQSIPTLPYEMLADL; from the coding sequence ATGGGAACTTCAAGCTCTTCAATGCTTTCATTGCTTTCAATCATCCTTTTGCTATCTCTTTCATGGGCAGCTTCAGATTCTGTTCATGGAGCCTTTCTCCAATGCCTTTCCAGCCATTCCCAGCCTTCTCATCCCATCTCTGCAGTGATATACACTCCTGATAACTCTTCATATTCGTCTGTTTTAGAGTCTTACATTAGAAACCTCCGATTCAATACACCTGCAACGCCTAAACCGTGCCTTATCATCACCGCCACCCATGAGTCTCACATACAAGCTGCCGTAATTTGCTCTAAGAAGCATGGCTTGGAGATCAAAATTCGAAGTGGTGGCCATGACTATGAGGGTATGTCTTATGTATCCGATGCCCCATTCTTCATCCTTGATATGTTCAATCTTCGATCCATTAGCGTGGATATAGAAGATGAGAGTTCTTGGGTTCATGCTGGAGCAACTATTGGTGAAATTTACTATAGGATTGCCGAGAAAAGCAAGACTCGTGGCTTTCCTTCTGGTTTATGTCCTACAGTTGGTGCTGGGGGCCACTTCAGTGGTGGCGGTTATGGTAATATGATGAGAAAGTACGGGCTGTCTGTTGATAACATTGTGGATGCAGAGTTGGTTGATGTTAATGGCCGACTTCTCAACCGAAAATCAATGGGGGAAGACTTGTTTTGGGCCATTAGAGGAGGAGGTGGAGCTAGCTACGGAGTCATTGTTTCTTATAAAATCAAGCTTGTCCAAGTTCCAGCTACAGTCACTGTTTTCCGAGTTGCAAGGACCTTGGAACAGAATGCAACAAACATTGTGTATAAGTGGCAGCAAATTGCAGACAAGGTAGATGAAGATCTATTCATCAGATTAATCTTGGATGTGGTAAATGACAGCCGGAGTGGAGAGAAGACAGTAAGAGCTACATTCCTGTCCTTGTTCCTTGGAAGTTCTGAAAGACTTCTCTCCATCATGAACACGAGCTTTCCCGAGTTGGGGTTGCAGAGCTCAGACTGCACTGAGATGAGTTGGGCAGAGTCTGTCCTCTTCTCGGCAGATTTTGCCATTGGAACGCCTGTTGAGGCCTTGCTTAATCGAACACGTCGTGTACAATACCACTTTAAGAGGAAATCAGACTATTTGAAGGAGCCAATTCCCAAGGCTGGTTTGGAGGGGCTGTGGAAGAAAATGATCGAGCTAGAGACGCCATTTCTGAAATTCAACCCTTACGGTGGAAAGATGGCTGAGATTTCCCCAGCTGCAACTCCTTTCCCACACCGCGCTGGGAACATATGCAAAATCATGTATGCCACAAACTGGCATGAAGAAGGGAGTGAGGCAGCCGAACGATACTTAAACTTGACCAGACAGCTTCACAGTTACATGACTCCCTTTGTATCGAAGTCCCCCAGAGAGGCGTTTCTCAACTATAGAGATCGGGACTTGGGTATCAACCACAATGGTAAGAACAGCTACTTGGAAGGAAGAGTTTATGGGATCAAGTATTTCAAGAAGAATTTCAACAGGCTGGTGCATATTAAGACTAAGGTTGATCCTGGTAACTTCTTCCGAAATGAACAAAGCATCCCAACACTTCCCTATGAAATGTTAGCAGATTTGtag